In Thermodesulfobacteriota bacterium, the genomic stretch CTTTGCTGTTATAAGAATCAAGTATGTACCTGACAAACTTTGTGTAGAGCTTAAGTCTCTTAAGCTCTATATACACTCTTACAGAAACGTGGGAGAGTTTCACGAGCATGTGACAAATAAGATACTCGATGATCTCGTGGGTGCCTGCAAACCTTTGAGAGCCGAAGTAATTGGTGACTTTAATGTGAGGGGTGGAATAAAAACGGTAGTAAGAGCAACGTACTCTAAGAGAAACAAAGGCAAAAAAAAGATCTAAATTAATGTCAATCGCATTCAATTCAATGGTTAGGAAATTTTTTTACCACGAGTCAAATTATCGATAACTAATGCTAGAAATCGAGTTATAGTCTATCTGGACTGGCCATTTTACGGCAACTGTTTTAATTTGTGTAGTGGAATTGAGTAATATAGTCTCTTGATCGTTATGTTATTAAAGGTACAGGTAATTACGACCGCTATAATTATAATCACCATTATAGGCGTAGCTGTAGCTGCTCCTTATATAACACCTTACGCGTATTATGATGCAGATTTTAATAACCTTTTAAAATCTCCCAGTGAAAAGCATCTCATGGGAACCGATGAAGAGGGGAGGGATCTTTTGAGCAGGGTCATTTACGGGGCGAGGGTTTCTATCTTTGTTGCTCTTGGGACTGCATTCGTTGCGTTTTTTATCGGTACGATCTATGGGGCTATTTCCGGTTACGTGGGGGGAAAGCTTGACGAGGTAATGATGAGGATAGTAGATGTATTCTATTCGCTTCCGGATCTCCTGCTTATTGTACTTATTACTTTGGTGATAGGAAGGGGGGTATTGGGTATTGTAATAGCTCTTGGACTTACCGCTTGGATGAGAGTTGCAAGAATTGTTAGGGGCACGGTCATGCAACTTAAGACAGTGGATTTTATAGAGTCGGCTCGAAGTCTCGGTGCATCTCCCTCGAGAATACTAACGGTTCATATCTTCCCGAATATATTGAGTCCACTAATTATTACGGTTACTTTTTCTGTTCCGTATGCCATATTGGCTGAATCTACATTAAGCTTCCTTGGGCTAGGGATTTCTCCACCGGAGTCGAGCTGGGGCACGCTCGCCAGCACTGGTTGGCAGGGAATCAGGACGTTTCCTCATCTCATTGTCTTCCCTAGTGTTGCTATTTTCATAACAGCATTTTCATTTAATCTTTTCGGTGAAGGGATAAGAGATATGCTAGATCCTAAAATTGGCAGGACATAAACTATGGAGAAATTGTTCTTAAAGATCGAAGAACTTATTAATTTTGAAATACATATCGCCTCGAAAACTCTCTTCTCCATTGTTTTGATTTTAATAACCTTAGTATTTTTTACCCAAACATCTCAAGCAGAAATAAATTGCACTTATTTGGCTAATCAACAGATGAGTAATAGTCCCAAGGAGAGATACAAAAGAGGATACTGCTTGATAAATTTAGGAAGATTTCAAGAGGGAATATCAGTGCTTGATGGTCTCGAAAATGAATTGTCACTCATATCCGATTACATTCTATATTATCAAGCCATTGGACAAAAGGGTTTAAGGAATTCGCAGGGCGCCGAGAAACTTCTTAATCAAATCATAAGTTCCTTTCCCTCGACGGGGGTCAGGGAAAGGGCTTTGACAGGTCTTGGAGATATCTACCTTGAGACCGGTAATTATGATAAAGCTGCGAATGTATTTAGTACCTTATACGATGAGGAGACGGATCGAGAGGATAAGGCCTTATTTTTAAGTAAATTGGGGAGCTCTTTGCAGAGTCAGGGTAAGTATATGGAAGCTACCAGTGTATATAAATCGCTGTGGGTAGAGTATCCGGATAGTATTTTTGAGGATGTCGCATACAACAATGCAATTTACATAGGTAGTACCCGGGGGATTCCATTTACAGTTAGTGAATCAGATTATCTAAAAAGGGCTGAGATATTGTTTGATAGCTCAATGTGGAGCTCTTCGCTTGAGGATTTTAATAAGGTTACAAAAACAAGCGATGTTAAGACTAAAATGGGAATTGCTATGTTTCATATTGGTAGGCTAAATGAAGCTTTGAATCTATTGGGGCAGATCGATTCGCCGGAATCCCTGTATTGGAGAGCAAAAATTAGGGCTAAGCAAGGTCGTGATGGAGAGGCATCTGAACTCTATAGGACAATTCATCTAACTTATCCGAGTAGTCCATTAGCTCCGGAGGGTCTATATAATGCTGCTAGGCTCTATCAGATAAACGACAACATAGATAAAGCTATAAATATATTTGATGAGCTTATAAGAAAATATCCTAATAGTGAGTTTGCCGAGGATGGTGCCTGGAATCTTGGATGGATATATTACAGCCAGGGAAAGTTAAATCAAGCGCTGTCTACCTTTTCCGCCTTCACAAATTCTTCGGTATCTTTCAATTCTACAAATAATAAATATTGGAAGGCTAAAGTTCTAGAAAAACAAGGGAAAAAAGCAGAAGCCTTTGCCATTTATGATGAGCTAGCAACGTCTCAAGCCCCTTCTTATCATTCTTACCTTGCACAAATTAAGACGGGACAAAAACCCAGCTTACGAAGTTTCGCCCCAGAGGCTTATGCTCAATCGGACAATAGTGATTCGAAGAGACTTAAGGTCGATTTATTAGCTGAGCTGGAAATGTTTGACGACGCTTCGTTAGAAATAGACGGAATACTCAAGCAATCGAATACCGATAAAGACCTTATCCAGGTGAGTCTTCTTTATGCCAGAGTTAACGATTTTTATAACTCTGTTAAAGTAGCTGAGGGCTTAAATTCACCCTTTGCGATTAGCCTTTCCTATCCGCGGGCGTATAGCGAGATTGTAAAGGCCTATGCAAAAAAATATAATGTGGATGAATACATAGTCTATTCAATAATGAGGGAGGAGAGCAGATTTCAAAAGGATGTTCGATCTCCTGCCAACGCGATCGGATTGATGCAGCTGCTTCCAGCAACGGCGAGCTTAACTGCGAGGGAAGTTGGTTTGAATGGTTTTAATACAGAGATGCTGAATATCCCCAGGGTAAATATTGAATTGGGTATTTATTATTT encodes the following:
- the queF gene encoding preQ(1) synthase yields the protein MGSEILETFKNQYSGREYEIDITCPEFTSICPRTGQPDFAVIRIKYVPDKLCVELKSLKLYIHSYRNVGEFHEHVTNKILDDLVGACKPLRAEVIGDFNVRGGIKTVVRATYSKRNKGKKKI
- a CDS encoding ABC transporter permease, whose amino-acid sequence is MLLKVQVITTAIIIITIIGVAVAAPYITPYAYYDADFNNLLKSPSEKHLMGTDEEGRDLLSRVIYGARVSIFVALGTAFVAFFIGTIYGAISGYVGGKLDEVMMRIVDVFYSLPDLLLIVLITLVIGRGVLGIVIALGLTAWMRVARIVRGTVMQLKTVDFIESARSLGASPSRILTVHIFPNILSPLIITVTFSVPYAILAESTLSFLGLGISPPESSWGTLASTGWQGIRTFPHLIVFPSVAIFITAFSFNLFGEGIRDMLDPKIGRT
- a CDS encoding tetratricopeptide repeat protein: MEKLFLKIEELINFEIHIASKTLFSIVLILITLVFFTQTSQAEINCTYLANQQMSNSPKERYKRGYCLINLGRFQEGISVLDGLENELSLISDYILYYQAIGQKGLRNSQGAEKLLNQIISSFPSTGVRERALTGLGDIYLETGNYDKAANVFSTLYDEETDREDKALFLSKLGSSLQSQGKYMEATSVYKSLWVEYPDSIFEDVAYNNAIYIGSTRGIPFTVSESDYLKRAEILFDSSMWSSSLEDFNKVTKTSDVKTKMGIAMFHIGRLNEALNLLGQIDSPESLYWRAKIRAKQGRDGEASELYRTIHLTYPSSPLAPEGLYNAARLYQINDNIDKAINIFDELIRKYPNSEFAEDGAWNLGWIYYSQGKLNQALSTFSAFTNSSVSFNSTNNKYWKAKVLEKQGKKAEAFAIYDELATSQAPSYHSYLAQIKTGQKPSLRSFAPEAYAQSDNSDSKRLKVDLLAELEMFDDASLEIDGILKQSNTDKDLIQVSLLYARVNDFYNSVKVAEGLNSPFAISLSYPRAYSEIVKAYAKKYNVDEYIVYSIMREESRFQKDVRSPANAIGLMQLLPATASLTAREVGLNGFNTEMLNIPRVNIELGIYYFKKVLSMFNGDIHLALASYNAGPNRAEDWLITFPNLPKDEFVEEIPFRETRNYIRRILRSYGAYKAIYD